The Isosphaera pallida ATCC 43644 genome includes a window with the following:
- a CDS encoding carbon storage regulator, whose protein sequence is MHEASSPLEWILPSGGSLGERTRPAAPLARRRCRRDPLDQSSRLVRPGSSPQPNPPPPPTQPDPAPAERSGRLVVTRSEGEGLVVLLPRRWVSNPTPTPPHAASRQAVPPTADPPIEVRIDIRKLTSQDVRIHLCGPRAVRIRRGEILDAPSPPPPPELAEHVGHLVIGRRPGQTIHLGEQVTLEVVWLRGRQARLRFTAPMQVKILRTELLA, encoded by the coding sequence ATGCATGAAGCGTCATCGCCCCTTGAATGGATTCTTCCCAGTGGTGGTTCACTGGGAGAGCGAACCCGTCCCGCGGCCCCCTTGGCACGCAGGCGTTGCCGGCGTGACCCGCTGGACCAATCCAGCCGTCTGGTCCGTCCCGGTTCGTCCCCTCAACCCAACCCGCCCCCGCCCCCCACCCAACCTGACCCAGCCCCAGCCGAACGATCCGGCCGCTTGGTGGTGACCCGCTCGGAAGGGGAAGGGTTGGTGGTGCTCCTCCCCAGGCGCTGGGTTTCTAACCCCACCCCCACCCCGCCCCATGCCGCCTCACGCCAGGCCGTGCCACCAACCGCCGACCCCCCCATCGAGGTCCGGATCGACATTCGCAAACTCACCAGTCAAGACGTGCGGATCCACCTGTGCGGACCCCGCGCCGTGAGAATCCGCCGCGGCGAGATCCTCGACGCGCCTAGCCCGCCGCCCCCGCCCGAACTAGCCGAGCACGTCGGCCACCTCGTCATCGGACGACGACCCGGCCAAACGATTCACCTGGGCGAACAGGTCACGCTCGAAGTGGTTTGGCTGCGCGGCCGCCAGGCCCGCCTCCGTTTCACCGCCCCCATGCAGGTGAAAATCCTGCGTACCGAACTCCTCGCCTGA